The Streptomyces camelliae genome window below encodes:
- a CDS encoding TDT family transporter translates to MVIAAHPAPSPVPSLRRAARVRHLGPNWYAAVMGTAIVGSAGVALPGHGAVPSGVLAGVWALSLIALTALLAARTLHWVHHRDQARAHLLDPAMAPFYGCLSMALLAVGAGAMTAGLPLLGTGTAVALDTVLFSAGTAVGLTAAVAVPYLMAVRHRAEPVAATPVWLLPLVAPMVSAALGPLLVPHLPAGQPRETLLLACFALFGLSLFMTLLMLALVFARLVTRGPLPLALTPTLFLVLGPLGQSTTALAKIADAAPGVVPAPYDRGLGVLAVLYGVPVMGFALLWLALSVAHVVRARRHGMGFAMTWWAFTFPVGTCVTGAAALARHTGLGCYDALAVALYTVLVGAWLAAATGTVRGLLSGELLAGPRPAPSALR, encoded by the coding sequence ATGGTCATCGCAGCCCATCCCGCCCCCTCCCCCGTCCCCTCCCTCCGGCGCGCCGCCCGGGTACGGCACCTCGGTCCGAACTGGTACGCCGCCGTCATGGGCACCGCCATCGTCGGCTCGGCCGGTGTCGCGCTGCCCGGACACGGGGCGGTGCCGAGCGGTGTGCTCGCCGGGGTCTGGGCGCTGTCCCTGATCGCGCTGACGGCGCTACTCGCCGCCCGCACCCTGCACTGGGTCCACCACCGCGACCAGGCCCGTGCCCACCTCCTCGACCCGGCCATGGCGCCCTTCTACGGCTGTCTGTCCATGGCCCTGCTGGCGGTCGGAGCCGGTGCCATGACCGCCGGGCTGCCCCTGCTCGGCACGGGGACGGCGGTCGCGCTGGACACCGTGCTGTTCAGCGCCGGTACGGCGGTCGGGCTCACGGCCGCCGTGGCCGTGCCGTACCTGATGGCCGTGCGCCATCGCGCCGAGCCCGTGGCGGCGACCCCGGTGTGGCTGCTGCCACTGGTCGCGCCGATGGTGTCGGCCGCGCTCGGTCCGCTGCTCGTGCCGCATCTGCCGGCGGGGCAGCCCCGCGAGACCCTGCTGCTGGCCTGCTTCGCGCTGTTCGGGCTGAGCCTGTTCATGACGCTGCTGATGCTGGCGCTCGTCTTCGCCCGGCTGGTCACCCGCGGTCCGCTGCCGCTCGCGCTCACCCCGACCCTGTTCCTGGTCCTGGGCCCGCTCGGGCAGTCCACGACCGCGCTCGCCAAGATCGCGGACGCGGCTCCCGGCGTCGTACCGGCCCCGTACGACCGCGGTCTCGGTGTCCTCGCCGTGCTCTACGGGGTGCCGGTGATGGGTTTCGCGCTGCTGTGGCTGGCGCTCTCCGTCGCGCATGTGGTGCGGGCCCGGCGTCACGGCATGGGCTTCGCGATGACGTGGTGGGCGTTCACCTTCCCCGTGGGCACGTGTGTCACCGGCGCCGCGGCCCTCGCCCGGCACACGGGCCTCGGGTGCTACGACGCGCTGGCCGTCGCGCTGTACACCGTCCTGGTCGGCGCGTGGCTGGCCGCCGCCACCGGGACCGTACGCGGCCTGCTCAGCGGCGAGCTGCTCGCAGGGCCTCGCCCAGCGCCCTCGGCGCTTCGGTGA
- a CDS encoding LysR family transcriptional regulator, translating to MSEVEGQYERTASLAHRVPDLAALELLLAVARLGSLGAAAREVGITQPAASSRIRSMERQLGVALVDRSPRGSRLTDAGALVTDWARRVVEAAAAFDAGARALRDRRDSRLRVAASMTIAEYLLPGWLLALHAERPDTAVSLLAGNSTKVAELLLSGEADLGFVEGLNVPTGLDSTVIARDRLIVVTAPGHPWARRRRPLTAEELAATPLILRERGSGTRQVLDAALGGLARPLIELSSTTAVKASAVSGAGPSVLSELAVGEELAMRRLVSIPVEGVSLRRDLRAVWPTGHRPAGPARELLSLTRG from the coding sequence ATGAGTGAGGTGGAGGGGCAGTACGAGCGCACGGCATCCCTGGCGCACCGGGTGCCGGATCTGGCCGCACTGGAGCTGCTGCTGGCGGTGGCGCGGCTGGGGAGCCTCGGCGCGGCCGCACGCGAGGTCGGCATCACCCAGCCCGCCGCCAGCAGCCGGATCCGCTCGATGGAACGGCAGCTGGGGGTGGCCCTGGTCGACCGCTCGCCGCGCGGTTCCCGGCTCACCGACGCCGGCGCGCTGGTGACGGACTGGGCGCGCCGGGTGGTGGAGGCGGCGGCCGCCTTCGACGCGGGGGCGCGGGCGCTGCGGGACCGACGGGACTCACGCCTCAGGGTCGCGGCGAGCATGACCATCGCCGAGTACCTGCTGCCCGGCTGGCTCCTCGCACTGCACGCCGAGCGCCCCGACACGGCGGTGTCCCTGCTCGCCGGCAACTCGACAAAGGTCGCGGAACTGCTGCTGTCCGGCGAGGCGGACCTCGGTTTCGTGGAAGGCCTGAACGTGCCGACCGGCCTGGACTCCACGGTCATCGCCCGCGACCGCCTGATCGTCGTCACGGCCCCCGGCCATCCCTGGGCCCGCCGCCGGCGCCCCCTCACGGCGGAGGAGCTGGCGGCCACCCCGCTGATCCTGCGCGAGCGCGGCTCCGGTACCCGCCAGGTCCTGGACGCGGCCCTCGGCGGCCTCGCCCGCCCCCTGATCGAACTGTCCTCGACCACAGCGGTCAAGGCATCAGCGGTCAGCGGAGCGGGCCCCTCCGTCCTCAGCGAGCTGGCGGTGGGGGAGGAACTGGCGATGCGCCGACTGGTCAGCATCCCGGTGGAGGGTGTTTCGCTGCGGCGCGATCTGAGGGCGGTCTGGCCTACCGGGCATCGACCGGCGGGGCCCGCACGGGAGTTGTTGTCACTGACGCGGGGGTGA
- a CDS encoding aminoglycoside phosphotransferase family protein, translating to MPAAAGGAMQLAALRFPKGRGELRDQPPTNRHSADHREFNGEVPTPTPAEKTLGDLPHRPARRRRPHRREARNAAALPLTVPAPRLLGTYDDGTWVALVFEEVTGRQPQVPWQPDELRRVLDTVTVLARTGTPCPLDVPPVAEDLAESFSGWRRLLDGEAGDVRGRLGAWTADHLADLAALEARWPEGAAGDTLAHADLRADNVLLTADGGVVFVDWPHALRAAPWFDLLVMLPCVRAQGGPDPEQVFTSHPLGRDADPDAVTATLTALTGYFLRSSLNPAPPGLPTLRPFQRAQGDAALAWLRQRL from the coding sequence TTGCCCGCAGCGGCGGGCGGTGCCATGCAGCTGGCGGCACTGCGGTTCCCCAAGGGGCGCGGGGAACTGCGCGATCAGCCACCCACTAACCGGCACTCGGCAGACCACCGTGAGTTCAACGGCGAAGTCCCGACCCCCACACCCGCAGAGAAAACCCTTGGCGACCTGCCCCACCGCCCCGCCCGCCGCAGGCGTCCGCACCGCCGCGAGGCACGCAACGCCGCCGCGCTCCCGCTCACCGTCCCCGCGCCCCGGCTGCTCGGGACGTACGACGACGGCACCTGGGTGGCGCTGGTCTTCGAGGAGGTGACCGGACGCCAGCCCCAGGTGCCCTGGCAGCCCGACGAGCTGCGCCGGGTGCTCGACACCGTGACCGTGCTCGCCCGCACCGGCACCCCGTGCCCGCTCGACGTTCCGCCCGTCGCCGAGGATCTGGCGGAGAGCTTCAGCGGCTGGCGCCGGCTCCTCGACGGCGAGGCCGGCGACGTACGCGGCCGACTCGGCGCGTGGACCGCCGACCACCTGGCCGACCTCGCCGCCCTGGAGGCCCGCTGGCCCGAAGGCGCCGCGGGGGACACCCTGGCCCACGCCGACCTGCGCGCGGACAACGTCCTGCTCACGGCCGACGGCGGGGTCGTCTTCGTGGACTGGCCCCACGCGCTGCGCGCCGCGCCCTGGTTCGACCTGCTCGTCATGCTGCCCTGCGTGCGGGCGCAGGGCGGACCCGACCCCGAGCAGGTGTTCACCAGCCACCCCCTGGGCCGGGACGCCGACCCGGACGCGGTGACCGCCACGCTGACCGCCCTCACCGGCTACTTCCTGCGCAGCTCCCTGAACCCGGCCCCGCCCGGCCTGCCCACCCTGCGCCCCTTCCAGCGCGCCCAGGGAGACGCGGCGCTGGCCTGGCTGAGACAGCGGCTGTGA
- a CDS encoding gamma-glutamyl-gamma-aminobutyrate hydrolase family protein: MTTVRPLIGISTYLESGTRWGVWELDAALLPVGYPRLVQRAGGLAAMLPPDAPERAAQTVARLDGLVVAGGPDVDPARYGAEREPRTGPPAPERDAWELALIDAALAAGVPLLGICRGMQLLNVALGGTLVQHLDGHAEVVGVFGRHPVKPVPGTRYAGIAPEETAVPTYHHQAVDRLGRGLVPSAYASDGTVEAVELPPAEGWVLGVQWHPEMGEDLRVMRALVAAAG, from the coding sequence ATGACGACCGTACGACCACTGATCGGCATCAGCACGTATCTGGAGTCCGGCACGCGCTGGGGCGTGTGGGAGCTGGACGCGGCGCTGCTGCCGGTCGGCTATCCACGGCTGGTGCAGCGGGCCGGCGGACTGGCCGCGATGCTGCCGCCGGACGCGCCCGAGCGCGCGGCACAGACGGTGGCCCGGCTGGACGGGCTGGTCGTCGCCGGCGGCCCGGACGTGGACCCGGCCCGGTACGGCGCCGAGCGCGAGCCCCGCACGGGTCCGCCCGCGCCGGAGCGGGACGCCTGGGAGCTGGCGCTGATCGACGCGGCGCTGGCGGCCGGGGTGCCGCTGCTGGGGATCTGCCGGGGCATGCAGCTGCTGAACGTCGCCCTCGGCGGCACACTCGTCCAGCATCTCGACGGGCACGCGGAGGTGGTCGGGGTCTTCGGCCGCCATCCGGTCAAGCCGGTGCCGGGCACGCGGTACGCGGGCATCGCCCCGGAGGAGACCGCCGTACCGACCTACCACCACCAGGCGGTCGACCGCCTCGGCCGGGGCCTGGTCCCCTCGGCGTACGCGTCGGACGGCACGGTCGAGGCGGTGGAACTGCCGCCGGCCGAGGGGTGGGTGCTCGGCGTGCAGTGGCATCCGGAGATGGGTGAGGACCTGCGGGTGATGCGGGCCCTCGTCGCTGCCGCGGGCTGA
- a CDS encoding FadR/GntR family transcriptional regulator translates to MSWESDAQGVGDRLAPVLRPVRAGNGFEEALEQILQVVRLGLVPGGERLPAERELAERLGISRVTLREVLKVLQDQGLVEARRGRYGGTFVLPRADAGGEDELRRRIAEVDIEDVLRFREVLEVGAAGLCAAHGLDDERADRLREALARTHDAPLADYRRLDTLLHLTLAELCGSPSLTAQYAAVRATVNDLLDCIPLLVRNLEHSQRQHTALVEAVLDGDADGAREMMREHCAGTAALLRGFLA, encoded by the coding sequence ATGTCCTGGGAGAGTGATGCTCAGGGGGTGGGTGACCGGCTCGCTCCGGTGCTGCGGCCGGTGCGGGCGGGCAACGGCTTCGAGGAGGCGCTGGAGCAGATCCTCCAGGTCGTGCGGCTCGGCCTGGTGCCGGGCGGGGAGCGGCTGCCGGCCGAGCGGGAGCTGGCGGAGCGGCTCGGGATCAGCCGGGTGACGCTGCGCGAGGTGCTGAAGGTGCTCCAGGACCAGGGGTTGGTGGAGGCGCGGCGCGGGCGGTACGGCGGAACGTTCGTGCTGCCGCGCGCGGACGCCGGCGGCGAGGACGAGCTGCGGCGGCGGATCGCCGAGGTGGACATCGAGGACGTGCTGCGCTTCCGCGAGGTGCTGGAGGTGGGCGCGGCCGGGCTGTGCGCGGCGCACGGGCTCGACGACGAGCGGGCGGACCGGCTGCGCGAGGCGCTGGCCCGCACCCACGACGCCCCGCTCGCCGACTACCGGCGCCTGGACACGCTGTTGCACCTGACGCTGGCCGAGCTGTGCGGCTCACCCTCCCTGACGGCGCAGTACGCGGCGGTCCGGGCCACGGTCAACGACCTGCTCGACTGCATCCCGCTGCTGGTGCGCAATCTGGAGCACTCCCAGCGGCAGCACACCGCGCTGGTGGAGGCCGTGCTGGACGGGGACGCGGACGGGGCGCGGGAGATGATGCGCGAGCACTGCGCGGGTACGGCGGCCCTGCTGCGGGGCTTCCTCGCCTGA
- a CDS encoding glutamine synthetase family protein produces the protein MADRTPPLGVEELHALVASGEIDTVVLAFPDMQGRLQGKRFAARFFLDEVLHHGTEGCNYLLAVDTEMNTVDGYAMSSWERGYGDFAMHPDLGTLRRIPWHPGTALLVADLAWNDGTPVVAAPRQILRRQLERLAELGYTAQVGTELEFIVFKDSYEAAWDAGYKGLTPANQYNIDYSILGTGRIEPLLRRLRNDMAGAGLTVESAKGECNPGQHEIAFRYDEALVTCDQHALYKTGAKEIAAQEGVSITFMAKYNEREGNSCHIHLSLADADGTNAMADGDGMSDVMRHFLAGQLAALRDFSLLYAPNINSYKRFQPGSFAPTAVAWGHDNRTCALRVVGHGRSLRFENRLPGGDVNPYLAVAGLVAAGLYGIEQKLELPEPCPGNAYTADFEHVPTTLREAAELWENSPVAKAAFGDEVVAHYRNMARVELEAFDAAVTDWELRRSFERL, from the coding sequence GTGGCAGACCGCACACCCCCGCTCGGCGTCGAGGAACTGCACGCCCTTGTCGCGAGCGGTGAGATCGACACTGTCGTCCTGGCCTTCCCCGACATGCAAGGGCGCCTCCAGGGCAAGCGGTTCGCCGCCCGCTTCTTCCTCGACGAGGTCCTGCACCACGGCACCGAGGGCTGCAACTACCTCCTCGCCGTCGACACCGAGATGAACACCGTCGACGGCTACGCGATGTCCTCCTGGGAGCGCGGCTACGGCGACTTCGCCATGCACCCCGACCTCGGCACCCTGCGCCGTATCCCCTGGCACCCCGGTACCGCCCTGCTCGTCGCCGACCTCGCCTGGAACGACGGCACCCCGGTCGTCGCCGCGCCCCGCCAGATCCTGCGCCGCCAGCTGGAGCGGCTCGCCGAGCTCGGCTACACCGCCCAGGTCGGCACCGAGCTGGAGTTCATCGTCTTCAAGGACAGCTACGAGGCGGCCTGGGACGCGGGCTACAAAGGGCTCACGCCCGCCAACCAGTACAACATCGACTACTCCATCCTCGGCACCGGCCGCATCGAGCCCCTGCTGCGCCGCCTGCGCAACGACATGGCCGGCGCCGGCCTCACCGTCGAGTCCGCCAAGGGCGAGTGCAACCCCGGCCAGCACGAGATCGCCTTCCGCTACGACGAGGCCCTCGTCACCTGCGACCAGCACGCCCTGTACAAGACGGGCGCCAAGGAGATCGCCGCGCAGGAGGGCGTCTCGATCACGTTCATGGCCAAGTACAACGAGCGCGAGGGCAACTCCTGTCACATCCACCTCTCGCTCGCCGACGCCGACGGCACCAACGCCATGGCCGACGGCGACGGCATGTCCGACGTGATGCGGCACTTCCTCGCCGGACAGCTCGCCGCCCTGCGCGACTTCTCCCTCCTCTACGCCCCCAACATCAACTCCTACAAGCGGTTCCAGCCCGGCTCCTTCGCGCCCACCGCCGTCGCCTGGGGCCACGACAACCGCACCTGTGCGCTGCGCGTGGTCGGCCACGGCCGCTCCCTGCGCTTCGAGAACCGCCTGCCCGGCGGCGACGTCAACCCGTACCTCGCCGTCGCCGGTCTCGTCGCGGCCGGCCTGTACGGCATCGAGCAGAAGCTGGAACTCCCCGAACCCTGCCCCGGCAACGCCTACACCGCGGACTTCGAGCACGTCCCGACCACCCTGCGCGAGGCCGCCGAGCTGTGGGAGAACAGCCCCGTCGCCAAGGCCGCCTTCGGCGACGAGGTCGTGGCCCACTACCGCAACATGGCGCGCGTCGAGCTGGAGGCCTTCGACGCCGCGGTCACCGACTGGGAGCTGCGCCGCTCCTTCGAACGCCTGTGA
- a CDS encoding aldehyde dehydrogenase family protein, with protein sequence MSDSDELKVLNPATEEVVATVPAASEEDVAAAVVRAVRAQTRWAALAPADRARLLRRFADTVDAHVEELARLEVREAGHTVGNARWEAGNARDLLLYAAGGAERLLGKQIPVPGGWDVTFQEPLGVVGVIAPWNFPMPIAAWGSFPALAAGNAVVLKPAETTPLTALRLAELALEAGLPEHVFQVLPGHGHTAGRALVDHPDVAKIVFTGSTRTGREVMERCAKLVKPVTLELGGKSPNVVFADADLKTALDPFSFLDNSGQDCCARTRILVQETVLEEARDFLADALAAVVVGDPADEKTQMGPLISRQQLERVRSYVPDDAPALRGSAPDGPGFWFPPTVLTGERHDSAAACEEIFGPVAVLLPFTDEADAIRLAGATPYGLSGSIWTRDLGRALRVSQAVRAGNLSVNSHSSVRYWTPFGGFKQSGLGRELGPDALTAFTETKNVFISTEGPAQ encoded by the coding sequence GTGTCCGACTCAGACGAGTTGAAGGTCCTCAACCCCGCCACGGAAGAGGTCGTCGCCACCGTCCCCGCCGCGAGCGAGGAGGACGTGGCCGCCGCCGTCGTACGCGCCGTACGCGCCCAGACCCGGTGGGCCGCCCTCGCCCCCGCCGACCGGGCCCGGCTGCTGCGCCGCTTCGCCGACACCGTCGACGCCCACGTCGAGGAACTGGCCCGGCTGGAGGTCCGCGAGGCGGGCCACACCGTCGGCAACGCCCGCTGGGAGGCCGGCAACGCCCGTGACCTGCTGCTCTACGCGGCGGGCGGCGCCGAACGCCTCCTCGGCAAGCAGATCCCGGTCCCCGGCGGCTGGGACGTCACCTTCCAGGAACCCCTCGGCGTGGTCGGCGTGATCGCCCCCTGGAACTTCCCGATGCCCATCGCCGCCTGGGGCTCCTTCCCGGCGCTCGCGGCCGGCAACGCGGTGGTCCTCAAGCCCGCCGAGACCACTCCGCTGACGGCTCTGCGGCTGGCCGAACTCGCCTTGGAGGCGGGCCTGCCCGAGCACGTCTTCCAGGTCCTCCCCGGCCACGGCCACACCGCCGGCCGTGCCCTGGTGGACCACCCGGACGTCGCCAAGATCGTGTTCACCGGCTCCACCCGCACCGGCCGCGAGGTCATGGAGCGCTGCGCCAAGCTCGTGAAGCCGGTCACCCTGGAACTCGGCGGCAAGAGCCCCAACGTCGTCTTCGCCGACGCCGACCTGAAAACCGCCCTCGACCCGTTCTCCTTCCTGGACAACTCCGGCCAGGACTGCTGCGCCCGCACCCGCATCCTCGTCCAGGAGACGGTGCTGGAGGAGGCCCGGGACTTCCTCGCCGACGCGCTGGCCGCCGTGGTCGTGGGCGACCCCGCCGACGAGAAGACCCAGATGGGCCCGCTGATCTCCCGTCAGCAGCTGGAGCGCGTACGGTCGTACGTCCCCGACGACGCCCCCGCCCTGCGCGGCAGCGCCCCCGACGGCCCCGGCTTCTGGTTCCCGCCGACGGTCCTGACGGGGGAGCGGCACGACAGCGCGGCGGCCTGCGAGGAGATCTTCGGCCCGGTCGCCGTCCTCCTCCCCTTCACCGACGAGGCCGACGCGATCCGTCTCGCGGGCGCCACCCCCTACGGCCTGTCCGGCTCGATCTGGACCCGGGACCTCGGCCGCGCCCTGCGCGTGTCCCAGGCCGTCCGGGCCGGCAACCTGTCCGTCAACTCCCACTCCAGCGTCCGCTACTGGACCCCGTTCGGCGGCTTCAAGCAGTCCGGCCTCGGCCGTGAACTCGGCCCCGACGCCCTGACCGCCTTCACCGAGACCAAGAACGTCTTCATCAGCACGGAGGGTCCCGCACAGTGA